One genomic region from bacterium encodes:
- a CDS encoding patatin-like phospholipase family protein, which produces MSYQAKKVLFVMSGGGMPGLDIHAGIWLALEDMGIQATEISGTSAGAIVGSMNACGWSAAAGVEYLQFHKDDDVRHERPFWKLRFPWLESIHDNDRIMCVLNGFLPTSWNMIRKPFSAWACNKRTGEKVNVARPELANSPAMAVLASMSICGLFPSVPLLDGEDYIDGGYRFNLPLPSNWHDFDEVYLLIGKPRPHDYKGTGIISNMIRNANLLMLDQIADVLDETMGDPKVKVIWPIMGGENSMLRFDHRLIEQAYDWTVKHMNKEIGL; this is translated from the coding sequence ATGAGTTACCAAGCTAAAAAAGTGTTGTTTGTGATGTCGGGTGGCGGGATGCCGGGCTTGGACATCCATGCGGGGATCTGGTTGGCCCTGGAAGATATGGGCATCCAGGCCACAGAGATATCCGGGACAAGTGCCGGGGCAATCGTGGGGTCTATGAATGCCTGTGGCTGGTCAGCTGCTGCCGGTGTCGAATATCTGCAATTTCACAAGGATGATGATGTCCGGCATGAGCGGCCTTTCTGGAAACTCCGTTTCCCCTGGCTGGAGTCTATCCATGACAATGACCGTATCATGTGTGTGCTGAACGGCTTCCTGCCGACGTCATGGAATATGATACGCAAGCCATTCTCCGCCTGGGCCTGCAACAAGCGCACGGGTGAAAAGGTGAACGTGGCCCGTCCTGAGTTGGCAAACTCTCCGGCGATGGCGGTACTGGCCTCCATGTCAATCTGTGGTCTGTTCCCGTCTGTCCCCTTGCTGGATGGCGAGGATTACATTGATGGCGGATACCGGTTCAATCTGCCTCTGCCCTCCAACTGGCATGACTTCGATGAGGTTTATCTGCTGATCGGCAAGCCGCGTCCGCACGATTACAAAGGGACCGGGATCATCAGCAACATGATCCGCAATGCGAATCTCCTGATGTTGGATCAGATCGCGGATGTCCTGGATGAGACCATGGGTGACCCAAAGGTCAAAGTCATCTGGCCAATCATGGGCGGCGAAAACTCCATGCTGAGATTCGATCACAGGCTTATTGAGCAGGCGTATGACTGGACAGTTAAACACATGAACAAGGAGATCGGACTATGA
- a CDS encoding phage protease — MKPILNKNFELPTDGWFQIIPRGIFPHPSGDKQLIDETACQAIVNRFKSDAAADNFGGILVDYDHFSLDTDKPSEAAGWIMDLENRTDGVYAQIRWAGDGEAKVKSGAYRYVSPVWNRADCVTVDGALRPMRLSTVALTNDPNIKVTKPLSNRSTEPAPADTGTKDKPGNPGGEESTMDYKAELLALLGLPAEATDQQIADAKAAKACEMQNACNEKDAMKNRAVTAETKLLDYEKAALIVQVDKDLDEHKDVIANREEVKAQLLVNREGTLKIIKSMRKPEVMPAALRNRDGGAPTAEQLAKAAELATERDLFIKEVKLKNRCSTNAQAWQLAATLKPELFKNK, encoded by the coding sequence ATGAAACCAATCCTGAATAAAAACTTCGAACTGCCCACTGATGGATGGTTCCAGATCATTCCCCGGGGAATCTTCCCGCATCCCTCAGGCGATAAGCAATTGATCGATGAAACCGCCTGCCAGGCCATTGTCAACCGATTCAAGTCTGATGCCGCGGCTGATAACTTTGGCGGGATCCTGGTTGACTACGATCACTTCAGCCTGGATACCGATAAGCCATCGGAGGCAGCCGGCTGGATCATGGACCTTGAGAACCGCACGGATGGCGTCTATGCGCAGATCCGCTGGGCCGGCGATGGTGAGGCGAAAGTCAAGAGCGGGGCCTATCGTTACGTCTCACCCGTCTGGAACCGGGCGGACTGCGTGACGGTTGACGGGGCGCTGCGCCCCATGCGGTTGTCTACGGTCGCCCTCACCAATGATCCGAACATCAAGGTCACCAAGCCACTATCGAACCGCTCAACTGAGCCTGCACCGGCAGATACCGGGACAAAAGACAAACCCGGCAACCCCGGGGGAGAGGAGTCCACTATGGACTACAAAGCCGAGCTCCTGGCACTGCTGGGGCTCCCGGCCGAGGCGACGGATCAGCAGATCGCCGACGCAAAGGCCGCCAAGGCATGCGAGATGCAAAACGCATGCAATGAAAAGGACGCGATGAAGAATCGCGCCGTAACAGCCGAGACCAAACTCCTCGATTACGAGAAGGCGGCTTTAATCGTTCAGGTTGATAAAGACCTGGATGAGCATAAGGACGTGATCGCAAATCGCGAAGAGGTCAAGGCCCAGCTGCTGGTTAATCGCGAAGGGACGTTGAAGATCATCAAGTCCATGCGTAAGCCGGAAGTCATGCCCGCCGCACTTCGTAACCGTGATGGGGGAGCCCCCACCGCAGAGCAGTTGGCCAAAGCGGCTGAACTGGCCACTGAACGTGACCTGTTCATCAAAGAAGTAAAGTTGAAGAACCGCTGCAGCACCAATGCACAGGCTTGGCAGTTGGCGGCAACGTTGAAACCCGAATTGTTCAAGAACAAGTAA
- a CDS encoding phage protein Gp36 family protein, with protein MAWNTITTDDIKSRLAGAELNALQTAALADGQTDPTPEIVNQVIDEVRGYVAAAGVTLGSEGTIPSKLKGATLNLIRYRLCSRLPVASLLTDARIKEYDDALRLLEQVAAKKFAVEEPTVAAPEQAGASSPRFNDSKVLVYSPENQEGI; from the coding sequence ATGGCCTGGAACACAATTACAACCGACGATATCAAGTCACGCCTGGCAGGTGCCGAGCTCAATGCGCTTCAAACCGCTGCTTTGGCTGATGGCCAGACTGATCCTACGCCGGAGATTGTGAACCAGGTCATTGATGAGGTCCGCGGCTATGTTGCCGCAGCCGGCGTTACCCTGGGCTCAGAGGGAACCATCCCGTCTAAACTCAAAGGGGCCACGCTCAATCTGATCCGGTACCGGCTATGCTCCAGACTTCCCGTTGCCAGCCTCCTTACGGATGCCAGGATCAAGGAATATGATGATGCCTTGCGCCTGCTTGAGCAGGTTGCTGCCAAAAAGTTCGCAGTCGAGGAGCCCACGGTTGCCGCCCCGGAACAGGCCGGCGCATCCTCCCCGCGGTTCAATGATTCCAAAGTCCTGGTATACAGCCCTGAAAATCAGGAGGGCATCTGA
- a CDS encoding phage tail protein — protein MRKYSKFVILVGILAFVLMFFLAFPGYSSTNNLPAAVGGTVMVNSNGLVSAPSGFYASNGLALDNPPVLIFDETFEGWGTADGMTWTNGTGWTSTAEVTNGICNLETHNLLSPWITGRGISGISVTWSNLVELAGVVEYTTNDADWVQLDTLSDIRISSDGYRLRVSVVESVPGIGDSIALLDRLTVWGHQFPTRIGGINDYAGIAIRVDNPVGNRDAVNLQTLNSRLAAYIAGGESAVGWSRYPASNIVDLAGNTLQLDPRYSISVVGDTISFTCGGSTMFDITGSSNYTPRIVSFRVSGSNLMAGVVGRIGWRLYPQWTADLITPNWITLGTNQFSSTYPFVTNGILSLSWNTGTNSTEYWRIIADDETGGTNGNGMAQFYVPVNIPALFVNGHEVSPYSATWASNADYSVSSGTSEFSAVSGYAAAAGTSVISSNSLTAGFATAAGNASTAAYAADGAHAQRSDSSGIAGYSTNAGNSASAGYATNAGYAEVAGYAANSASSIPAGTIIQFGGTNPPTGFLLCDGSAVSTNTYQVLFNAIGRQWGGSGTNFNVPDLRGQFLRGWAGTSTNSIDPDVYSRTALYSGGATSNKVGSYQSSANLAHTHSYDNSSSQSSSSSGSGGNFQMGAFSSGTSSSGGLESRPKNAYVMYCIKY, from the coding sequence ATGAGGAAGTATTCGAAATTCGTTATTTTGGTGGGGATCTTGGCGTTTGTGCTGATGTTCTTCCTGGCGTTTCCTGGATATTCCAGCACCAATAATCTTCCAGCGGCGGTGGGCGGAACGGTTATGGTCAATTCAAACGGGCTGGTATCGGCACCTTCCGGCTTTTACGCCAGCAACGGACTCGCCCTGGATAACCCGCCTGTCCTGATATTTGACGAAACGTTTGAGGGATGGGGTACTGCTGATGGCATGACCTGGACCAATGGCACAGGTTGGACATCGACGGCCGAGGTCACGAATGGGATTTGCAATCTGGAAACCCATAACCTGCTCTCTCCCTGGATAACCGGGCGGGGTATCTCCGGGATCTCTGTGACCTGGTCAAACCTGGTTGAACTTGCCGGAGTCGTTGAGTACACAACCAACGATGCGGACTGGGTGCAACTCGATACGCTATCGGACATCAGGATCTCATCGGATGGATATCGATTGCGCGTGTCGGTCGTAGAGAGCGTGCCAGGCATTGGGGATTCGATAGCCCTGCTTGATCGTTTGACCGTGTGGGGGCATCAGTTCCCAACACGGATTGGGGGGATAAATGACTATGCCGGGATAGCAATCCGGGTGGATAACCCTGTTGGAAACCGTGATGCAGTCAATCTGCAAACCCTAAACAGCCGGCTTGCAGCGTACATTGCTGGCGGCGAATCCGCCGTGGGTTGGAGTAGATACCCGGCCAGTAACATAGTCGATTTGGCTGGAAATACCCTTCAGTTGGATCCTCGTTACAGCATTTCCGTTGTCGGGGATACCATCTCCTTCACATGCGGTGGTTCTACGATGTTCGATATTACCGGCTCATCGAATTACACACCCAGGATTGTTTCATTCAGGGTTTCTGGCTCTAATCTGATGGCCGGTGTTGTTGGCCGGATTGGATGGAGGCTGTATCCTCAATGGACAGCAGACCTGATAACCCCGAACTGGATAACGCTTGGAACAAATCAATTCAGCAGCACATATCCCTTTGTCACAAATGGCATATTGTCTCTCTCCTGGAATACAGGAACCAATTCAACAGAGTACTGGCGCATCATTGCCGACGACGAAACCGGCGGAACCAATGGTAATGGGATGGCTCAGTTTTATGTTCCGGTGAATATCCCTGCATTATTCGTCAATGGCCACGAGGTGTCACCATACTCCGCCACCTGGGCAAGCAACGCAGACTATTCTGTGTCTTCTGGAACATCAGAATTTTCAGCTGTATCAGGCTATGCCGCGGCTGCGGGAACATCAGTGATTTCGAGCAATTCACTCACTGCCGGATTTGCCACGGCCGCTGGCAATGCATCCACCGCCGCGTATGCTGCAGATGGCGCGCACGCTCAACGATCAGACTCATCTGGAATAGCAGGCTATTCCACAAATGCAGGTAATAGCGCATCGGCAGGATATGCGACGAATGCAGGGTACGCCGAAGTGGCAGGCTACGCAGCCAATAGCGCTTCATCCATACCCGCCGGAACTATCATACAGTTCGGTGGCACTAATCCTCCCACAGGATTTCTCTTATGTGATGGAAGTGCTGTGAGCACAAACACCTATCAAGTCTTGTTTAATGCCATTGGAAGGCAGTGGGGTGGATCTGGAACTAATTTCAATGTTCCTGATTTGAGGGGACAATTCTTAAGGGGATGGGCAGGAACTTCGACAAATTCAATAGACCCAGATGTATATTCAAGAACTGCGCTTTATTCTGGTGGAGCAACTTCTAATAAGGTTGGATCATATCAATCATCAGCTAATCTGGCCCATACCCATAGTTACGATAACTCATCATCTCAAAGTAGTTCATCTTCTGGTTCAGGAGGTAATTTCCAAATGGGTGCTTTTAGTAGCGGAACGTCATCTTCAGGTGGTTTAGAGTCCCGCCCCAAAAATGCCTATGTCATGTACTGCATTAAATACTGA
- a CDS encoding winged helix-turn-helix domain-containing protein: MKKLSFPVCTCCGQSIIPRSLSIAQILEECGMLHVLPDVRLDFKTMTAIRKGKPVKLTKTMWRLMAILIAAGGDLVTRKDLNVLCFDSISMNIRSLDTFFAMIRKLLGNIIKTHHGLGYSWCPDGYVVKYTMHSRNQKKQKKK; the protein is encoded by the coding sequence ATGAAAAAATTATCCTTCCCCGTCTGTACATGTTGCGGTCAATCCATCATCCCCCGCAGCCTTTCTATCGCACAGATTTTAGAGGAATGCGGCATGCTCCATGTTTTGCCTGATGTCCGACTCGACTTTAAAACTATGACGGCAATTCGCAAAGGGAAACCAGTCAAACTCACGAAAACAATGTGGCGATTGATGGCCATTTTAATCGCCGCTGGAGGTGATCTCGTTACCCGGAAAGATTTGAATGTGCTTTGTTTTGATTCAATCTCCATGAATATCCGATCTCTGGATACATTCTTTGCAATGATTCGGAAATTGCTGGGAAATATCATTAAAACGCATCATGGCCTTGGATACAGTTGGTGTCCTGATGGGTATGTCGTGAAGTACACCATGCATTCACGAAACCAGAAGAAACAGAAAAAGAAGTGA